The Microbacterium sp. SORGH_AS_0862 region CGCCGGCGATGGCCGCCGCGAGGACGAGCGCAGGGTTACGAGGATCGTCGATGGCCACCTCGAGAAGCGTCGCCTCGGCCTCGTTGAGAAGCTCGTCGATGTCCACGCCCGCCAGGCCTGCCGGCACGAGCCCGAACGCGGTCAGCGCGGAATAGCGCCCCCCGACGGTGGGGTCTGCGGTGAACAGGCGGTAGCCGTCGGCATCCGCAGACTGGGCGAGTGGAGAACCCGGATCGGTGACGACGACGATGCGGCCGGCCGGGTCGATTCCCGCTGCGCGGTAGGCGGCCTCGAACGCGCGCTTGGCGGAGTCCGTCTCGATCGTGGACCCCGACTTCGACGAGACGACGAGAGCCGTCTGTGCAAGACCGCCGGCCTCCGCGTCGCCGCCGATGGCGGCCGCGACCTCACCGGGGGCGGTGGAGTCCAGGACGACGAGAGGAACGCCCGCCGTGGCGGCGATCACCTCGGGAGCGAGGGACGAGCCGCCCATCCCGGCCAGCACGATGCGTGTGACACCGTCGGCGCGCAGGACGTCGCGCAGCGTCACGATCTCCTCGACCAGCGGTCGGGACACGGTCACGGCCTGCACCCAGCCGAGTCGCTCGGCGGCGTCCGCGGCGGCGCCCGGACCCCAGAGGTCCGGGTCGCCGGCGGTGATGCCGGAGGCGATCAGGGACTCGACGAGAGCGGGGAGCTCCGCCTCCACCACGTCGCGGACGTCGCCGCTGACGTGGATGTCGAAGCTCATCGCGCAGCCTTGAGCGCCGTCTCCACCGTCTCCTGCAGCTCGTGCCAGGACACGATGAACTTCTCGACGCCCTCGTCCTCGAGCGTCTGGGTGACGTCGGCGAAGTCGACGCCCACCGCGGCGAGCTGGTCGAAGAAGGCGTGGGCCGCCTCGATGTTGCCCGTGACGGTGTCGCCCTCGATGACGCCGTGGTCGAAAGTGGCCTCGAGCGTCTTCTCCGGCATGGTGTTCACCGTGCCCGCCGCGACCAGTTCGGTCACGTACAGCGTGTCGGGCAGCGCCGGGTCCTTGACTCCCGTGGAGGCCCAGAGAGGGCGCTGCAGATTCGCGCCGGCCTCGAGCAGGGCCTGTGCACGCGGAGAGCCGAACTCACGCTCGAACAGCTCGTAGGCGAGGCGCGCATTGGCCAGACCCGCCTGGGACAGCAGCGCGGTGGCCTCGTCCGTGCCGATGGCCTTCAGGCGCTTGTCCACCTCGGTGTCCACGCGCGAGACGAAGAATGATGCCACCGACTGCAGGCCGGAGATGTCGATGCCCGCGTCGCGCGCCTTCTCGAGGCCGGACAGGTACGCGTCGATGACGGCGGCGTAGCGCTCCAGGCTGAAGATGAGCGTGACGTTGACCGAGATGCCGGCTCCGATGACCTCCGTGATCGCGGGGAGCCCCGCCTTGGTCGCGGGGATCTTGATCAGCGCGTTGGGACGGTCGACCTTGGCCCACAGTTCCTTGGCCTGCGCCACGGTCGCTGCGGTGTCATGGGCGAGGTCGGGGGAGACCTCGATCGACACGCGCCCGTCGACACCGTTCGTGGCGTCGTACACAGGGCGGAAGATGTCCGACGCTGCCTGCACGTCGTCCGTCGTGATCTCGAAGATCGCCGTGTCGACGTCCGCACCGGCGGCGGCGAGGGTGGCGACCTGCTCGGCGTACGCCTCGCCCTTCGAGAGGGCGCCGGCGAAGATCGTCGGGTTGGTCGTCACACCGGAGACCGTGCGGTCCGAGATCAGCGCGCTGAGGTTGCCCGTGGTGATGCGCTCACGCGAGAGGTCGTCGAGCCAGATGCTGACGCCCGCCGCGGCGAGCTGTTCGGTAGGGGTGCTCATTTTCTTGCTTCTCCTCGTACTTACTCGGCTGCCGCGGCGATGGACTCGCGGGCGGCGGTGACGACGGCTTCGGTGGTGATCCCGAACTTCTGGAACAGCGTCTTGTAGTCGGCGGACGCGCCGAAGTGCTCGATGGCCACCGAGCGACCGGCGTCGCCCACGATTCCCTGCCAGGTGAGTGCCGAGCCGGCTTCGACCGACACACGCGCTTTCACCGACGACGGCAGGACGGATTCGCGGTACTCGGCGTCCTGCTCGGCGAACCACTCGAGCGAAGGAACCGACACGACGCGCGCCGAGACGCCCTCCTGGGCGAGGGTCGCGCGTGCCTCGACGGCCAACTGCACTTCCGAGCCGGTGGCGATCAGGAGCACGTCGGGGATGCCGCCGGGAGCCTCGGCCAGAACGTAGGCGCCCTTGACGGCGTTGTCCGCCGACGCGAAGACGTCACCGGATGCGGCGCCGTCGCCGCGCTCGAACACCGGGATGTTCTGGCGGGTGAGGGCGATGCCCGAGGGGCCTGCGGTGCGGCGCAGCATCTCGAGCCAGACCACGGCGGTCTCGTTGGCGTCGGCGGGGCGGACCATCGAGAAGTTCGGGATGGCGCGCAGGGTCGCCAGCTGCTCGATCGGCTGGTGGGTGGGGCCGTCCTCGCCGAGAGCGACCGAGTCGTGCGTCCAGACGAAGACCGTGGGGATGTTCATCAGCGCCGCCAGCCGGACCGGCGGGCGCATGTAGTCGCTGAAGATCAAGAACGTGCCGCCGAACGGACGCGTCGGTCCGTGCAGCACGATGCCGTTCAGGATCGCGCCCATGGCGTGCTCACGGATTCCGAAGTGCAGGACGCGGCCGTAGGGCGAGCCGGTCCACTCGTGCGTCGACCACTCCTGCGGGATGAAGGAGCGCGCATCCTTGATGGTGGTCAGGTTCGACTCGGCCAGGTCGGCCGAGCCGCCCCAGAGCTCGGGCAGCTGCGCGGCGAGGGCGTTGATGACCTGGCCGCTGGCGGCGCGGGTGGAGACGTCCTTGCCCGCTTCGAAGACCGGGAGGGCGTCGGCGATGTCGGCGGGGAGCTCCCGGGCCTCGAGGCGGTCGAGAAGCGCCTTGCGCTCCGGGTTGGCCGCGGCCCACGCATCGAACGACTGCTGCCACTCGGCCTTCGCCTGTTCGCCGCGCTTCACGAGCTCGCGAGTGTGCGCGATGACGTCTTCGGCCACGGCGAAGTTCTTCTCGGGGTCGAACCCGAGCACCTTCTTCGTGGCGGCCAGCTCGTCGGCGCCGAGTGCCGCGCCGTGGATCTTGCCGCTGTTCTGCTTGCCGGGGGAGGGCCAGCCGATGATCGTCTTGAGGATGATGAGCGACGGCTTGTCGGTTTCGCCCTTCGCGCGCTCGATGGCCGCGTAGAGCTCTGCGACGTCCTCGACGTACTGGCCCGTCTTCTTCCAGTCCACGGTCTGGACCTGCCAGCCGTAGGCCTCGTAGCGTGCGGCGACGTCCTCGGTGAAGGCGACGTTGGTGTCGTCCTCGATGGAGATCTGGTTGGAGTCGTAGATCACGACGAGGTTGCCGAGCTGCTGGTGGCCGGCGAGTGAGGACGCCTCGCTCGTCACACCTTCCTGCAGGTCTCCGTCTCCGGCGATGACGTAGACGAAGTGGTCGAAGGGCGAGGTGCCGGCCGGTGCCTCGGGGTCGAACAGGCCGCGCTCGTACCGGGCGGCGTATGCGAAGCCGACGGAGGACGCGAGCCCCTGACCCAGGGGGCCGGTGGTGATCTCGACGCCCTTGGTGTGGCCGTACTCCGGGTGCCCCGGAGTCAGCGAGCCCCACGTGCGCAGCGACTCGAGGTCGTTCAGCTCGAGGCCGAATCCACCCAGGTACAGCTGGACGTACTGCGTGAGGGAGGAGTGCCCCACGGAGAGGATGAAGCGGTCGCGGCCGATCCAGTGGGGGTCGGCGGGGTCGTGGCGAAGCACCCGCTGGTAGAGCAGGTAGGCAGCGGGGGCGAGGCTCATGGCCGTGCCGGGATGACCGTTGCCCACCTTCTCCACTGCATCCGCCGCGAGGATGCGGGCCGTGTCCACGGCGCGTGCATCAATCTCATCCCAACGCAAATCGGCCACGGGACCGCCTTTCACAAAGAGGAGTGCGCCACAGAGGTCCGATGAGTCCGGCCCGGGAGGGCCACGACCACGGCAGGCGCGCGTGTGGTTTCAGCATAGACTGGTCTGGAGCTTGACGAGGGGCGACAACGCAGCAGATGGACATCATGACGACGAGCCAGGGCGAGCCCGCATCCGCCGTCCGTCCCTCGATGGGTCGGACGGTGCGTGCCTACATCACCCTGACCAAGCCGCGCGTGCTCGAGCTGCTGCTCGTCACGACCGTGCCGGTGATGATCCTGGCGCAGAACGGGTTGCCGAATCTCTGGCTGGTGCTGGCGACGGTCATCGGTGGATCGCTGAGCGCGGGTTCCGCCGCAGCGTTCAACATGTACCTCGATCGGGACATCGATGCGCATATGCAGCGCACGGTCAACCGGCCCCTCGTGACCGGTGAGGTCTCGCCGCGCGGAGCGCTCATCTTCGCGTGGACCCTGGCGGTCGTGTCGACGGTCTGGCTGCTTCTGACCACTAACTGGCTGGCAGCCGCGTTGTCGGCGGGCGCCATCTTCTTCTACGTGGTCGTCTACACGATCCTGCTCAAGCGTCGCACCGAGCAGAACATCGTGTGGGGAGGCATCGCGGGCTGCTTCCCGGTCGTCATCGGCTGGTCTGCTGTGACGGGCTCTCTGTCGTGGGCGCCGCTGATCCTCTTCGTCCTGATCTTCCTGTGGACCCCGCCGCACTACTGGCCGCTGTCGATGAAGTACAAGGACCAGTACGAGAACGTCGACGTGCCGATGCTCGGCGCCACCCGATCGGGCTCCCAGGTCGGACTGCAGGTGATCCTGTACGCCTGGGCCACCGTGGCCTGTTCGCTGCTGCTGATCCCGGTCGCGTCCATGGGCATGGTCTACTCGGTGTCGGCGCTCGTCTTCGGCGGCTGGTTCCTCTACGAATCGCACCGCCTCTACGCACGCGCGGTGCGCGGCACCGAACCGCGCCCGATGAGGGTCTTCCACGCGTCGATCACCTATCTGACCCTCCTCTTCGTCGCCATCGCGATCGATCCGCTGCTGCCGTTCTGATCGCTTCGCGACACGCGAAGACCCCTCGGCCCGCAAGACGGGGCCGAGGGGTCTTCGCTTCGCGTGAGCGTCGCCGGATCAGCGGGTGATGGGCTGCTCCGCGGATGCCTCCAGGCCGTTCTCCGGCGCCGACGCCGTGTCGGCGGGCGCCGCGGGCTCGTCGGACGCGGTGTCGGCCGCCACGGGCTCTGCCTCGTCCTGCCACGTGATGGTCT contains the following coding sequences:
- the tal gene encoding transaldolase, producing MSTPTEQLAAAGVSIWLDDLSRERITTGNLSALISDRTVSGVTTNPTIFAGALSKGEAYAEQVATLAAAGADVDTAIFEITTDDVQAASDIFRPVYDATNGVDGRVSIEVSPDLAHDTAATVAQAKELWAKVDRPNALIKIPATKAGLPAITEVIGAGISVNVTLIFSLERYAAVIDAYLSGLEKARDAGIDISGLQSVASFFVSRVDTEVDKRLKAIGTDEATALLSQAGLANARLAYELFEREFGSPRAQALLEAGANLQRPLWASTGVKDPALPDTLYVTELVAAGTVNTMPEKTLEATFDHGVIEGDTVTGNIEAAHAFFDQLAAVGVDFADVTQTLEDEGVEKFIVSWHELQETVETALKAAR
- the tkt gene encoding transketolase; this encodes MADLRWDEIDARAVDTARILAADAVEKVGNGHPGTAMSLAPAAYLLYQRVLRHDPADPHWIGRDRFILSVGHSSLTQYVQLYLGGFGLELNDLESLRTWGSLTPGHPEYGHTKGVEITTGPLGQGLASSVGFAYAARYERGLFDPEAPAGTSPFDHFVYVIAGDGDLQEGVTSEASSLAGHQQLGNLVVIYDSNQISIEDDTNVAFTEDVAARYEAYGWQVQTVDWKKTGQYVEDVAELYAAIERAKGETDKPSLIILKTIIGWPSPGKQNSGKIHGAALGADELAATKKVLGFDPEKNFAVAEDVIAHTRELVKRGEQAKAEWQQSFDAWAAANPERKALLDRLEARELPADIADALPVFEAGKDVSTRAASGQVINALAAQLPELWGGSADLAESNLTTIKDARSFIPQEWSTHEWTGSPYGRVLHFGIREHAMGAILNGIVLHGPTRPFGGTFLIFSDYMRPPVRLAALMNIPTVFVWTHDSVALGEDGPTHQPIEQLATLRAIPNFSMVRPADANETAVVWLEMLRRTAGPSGIALTRQNIPVFERGDGAASGDVFASADNAVKGAYVLAEAPGGIPDVLLIATGSEVQLAVEARATLAQEGVSARVVSVPSLEWFAEQDAEYRESVLPSSVKARVSVEAGSALTWQGIVGDAGRSVAIEHFGASADYKTLFQKFGITTEAVVTAARESIAAAAE
- a CDS encoding heme o synthase, yielding MTTSQGEPASAVRPSMGRTVRAYITLTKPRVLELLLVTTVPVMILAQNGLPNLWLVLATVIGGSLSAGSAAAFNMYLDRDIDAHMQRTVNRPLVTGEVSPRGALIFAWTLAVVSTVWLLLTTNWLAAALSAGAIFFYVVVYTILLKRRTEQNIVWGGIAGCFPVVIGWSAVTGSLSWAPLILFVLIFLWTPPHYWPLSMKYKDQYENVDVPMLGATRSGSQVGLQVILYAWATVACSLLLIPVASMGMVYSVSALVFGGWFLYESHRLYARAVRGTEPRPMRVFHASITYLTLLFVAIAIDPLLPF